In a genomic window of Arthrobacter woluwensis:
- a CDS encoding MaoC/PaaZ C-terminal domain-containing protein, whose product MSGEQTVILQEMPSLAKLYLNAAGAAAKQRLLKKEQPVVVPRAVHEVQSVTVDIEHVTAFQRLVHGTVRSELPSAYVHTLAFPVAMSVLTRDDFPLPLLGLVHLENTVEHHAPIPFGARLTVRAHADGLRAHRSGTLVDMVADVLDAGTGELLWRGTSRYLAKGVFLPGVDTAVPASEREDFRPPVPTGLWRLGVDTGRDYAAVSGDYNPIHLSSLSAKALGMKTSIAHGMYSVARALAESGHDSDAGIRWHVAFEAPVYLPATVAVGIRDEEADGAWSGTDFQAWNQRSARRHFHGTVEPLSGTAS is encoded by the coding sequence ATGAGCGGCGAGCAGACGGTGATCCTGCAGGAGATGCCGTCGCTGGCCAAGCTGTACCTCAACGCGGCCGGGGCGGCCGCCAAGCAGCGGCTCCTGAAGAAGGAACAGCCCGTCGTCGTGCCGCGTGCCGTGCACGAGGTGCAATCGGTGACGGTGGACATCGAGCACGTCACCGCTTTCCAGCGGCTGGTCCACGGGACGGTCCGCTCCGAGCTGCCGTCCGCATATGTGCACACGCTGGCGTTCCCGGTGGCGATGAGCGTCCTGACCCGTGACGACTTCCCGCTGCCGCTGCTCGGCCTGGTCCACCTGGAGAACACGGTGGAGCACCACGCCCCGATCCCGTTCGGCGCCCGCCTCACGGTGCGCGCCCACGCGGACGGTCTGCGGGCTCATCGCTCCGGGACCTTGGTGGACATGGTGGCGGACGTGCTCGACGCCGGCACCGGGGAACTCCTGTGGCGTGGCACCTCGCGGTACCTGGCCAAGGGGGTCTTCCTTCCCGGCGTCGACACCGCCGTGCCCGCTTCCGAGCGGGAGGACTTCCGCCCGCCGGTGCCCACGGGACTCTGGCGGCTGGGGGTGGACACGGGCCGGGACTATGCCGCGGTGTCCGGTGACTACAACCCGATCCACCTCAGCTCGCTGAGTGCCAAGGCGCTCGGCATGAAGACGTCGATCGCGCACGGGATGTACTCCGTGGCCCGGGCGCTGGCCGAGTCCGGCCACGACAGCGACGCCGGGATCCGGTGGCACGTCGCCTTCGAGGCGCCGGTGTACCTGCCGGCCACGGTCGCTGTCGGCATCCGGGATGAGGAAGCGGACGGCGCGTGGTCCGGGACGGACTTCCAGGCGTGGAATCAGCGCAGTGCCCGGCGGCACTTCCATGGAACCGTGGAGCCTCTGAGCGGGACGGCGTCCTGA
- a CDS encoding 3-oxoacyl-ACP reductase yields MADKYTEFVSRGFGRDLARKLGLPQPAVLRRYTPGQPLLEGPVVVLGRGAGADGVASELLGWGLDVRRSVGGSEKLAALVLVLDALTHPSDLSAPVLEAGQLLRQLRPSARVVTLSREPRTASDPATSAARRAVDGFVRSLAKELRAGATANGLVLEEDVPADSPAALGALRFFLSARSAFVDGQFLEITDSPAVPDGGERPLEGRVAVVTGAARGIGAAIATTLSRDGARTILVDVPAAGEQLAQVANRVGGIALQADITAPDAAAKILALAEERFGRLDIVVHNAGITRDKLLANMDPARWDSVVAVNIASQLRMNEAFLASELFSDRPRIVSLASTSGIAGNRGQTNYGASKAAVIGMVQATAASMARLGGTINAVAPGFIETEMTARIPFATREVARRLNSLQQGGQPGDVAEAIAFLASDAAGGVNGEVLRVCGQNLVGA; encoded by the coding sequence ATGGCAGACAAGTACACCGAATTCGTCAGCCGCGGCTTCGGCCGCGACCTCGCCCGGAAGCTGGGGCTGCCCCAGCCGGCGGTCCTTCGCCGCTACACCCCGGGGCAGCCTCTCCTTGAGGGACCCGTGGTGGTGCTCGGCCGTGGCGCCGGCGCCGACGGAGTGGCTTCCGAATTGCTGGGCTGGGGCCTGGACGTCCGGCGTTCCGTGGGCGGATCGGAGAAGCTCGCCGCGCTCGTCCTGGTCCTCGACGCCCTGACCCACCCGTCAGACCTCTCGGCGCCCGTGCTGGAAGCGGGTCAACTGCTGCGTCAGCTCCGCCCCTCGGCACGCGTGGTCACCCTCTCGCGGGAACCTCGCACGGCGAGTGACCCGGCGACGTCGGCGGCCCGCCGCGCCGTGGACGGCTTCGTCCGGTCCCTGGCCAAGGAGCTCCGGGCCGGGGCGACGGCCAACGGGCTGGTGCTGGAAGAAGACGTCCCCGCGGACAGCCCGGCAGCGCTCGGCGCGCTCCGCTTCTTCCTCTCGGCGCGCTCGGCCTTCGTCGACGGCCAGTTCCTCGAGATCACCGACTCGCCGGCCGTGCCGGACGGAGGCGAACGTCCCCTGGAAGGACGGGTCGCCGTCGTCACGGGCGCCGCGCGGGGCATCGGCGCCGCGATCGCCACGACCCTCAGCCGCGACGGCGCGCGCACCATCCTGGTGGACGTCCCGGCGGCGGGGGAGCAGCTGGCGCAGGTGGCGAACCGCGTGGGCGGCATCGCCCTGCAGGCGGACATCACCGCCCCGGACGCCGCGGCGAAGATCCTGGCCCTGGCCGAGGAGCGCTTCGGCCGCCTGGACATCGTGGTGCACAACGCGGGCATCACCCGGGACAAGCTCCTGGCCAACATGGATCCCGCCCGCTGGGACAGCGTCGTCGCCGTCAACATCGCCTCGCAGCTGCGCATGAACGAGGCGTTCCTCGCCTCGGAGCTGTTCAGCGACCGTCCGCGCATCGTGAGCCTGGCCTCCACCTCGGGCATCGCCGGCAACCGTGGCCAGACCAACTACGGCGCGTCCAAGGCTGCCGTGATCGGCATGGTGCAGGCGACCGCCGCGAGTATGGCCCGGCTCGGCGGCACCATCAACGCCGTGGCCCCCGGCTTCATCGAGACCGAGATGACGGCGCGCATCCCCTTCGCCACCCGCGAGGTGGCACGCCGCCTGAACTCCCTCCAGCAGGGCGGACAGCCCGGTGACGTGGCGGAGGCGATCGCCTTCCTCGCGAGCGACGCCGCCGGTGGTGTCAACGGCGAGGTGCTGCGGGTCTGCGGCCAGAACCTGGTGGGGGCATGA
- a CDS encoding acetyl-CoA C-acetyltransferase, whose translation MTTVRKAVVVGGNRIPFARANGAYATASNQDMLTAALDGLVARFGLQGERVGEVAAGAVLKHSRDFNLTREAVLGSALAPDTPAYDLQQACATGLETVLGLANKIKLGQIDSAIAGGVDSASDAPIAVSEGLRRILLELNRAKTAQQKLKALSKLRPKDLAPNAPGTGEPRTGLSMGEHQAITTAEWGITREAQDELALASHKNLAAAYDRGFFEDLVTAYRGLSRDSNLRADTSLEKLAKLSPVFGKNLPTPATMTAGNSTPLTDGASAVLLASEEWADEHELPKLATVLDGEAAAVDFVHGKEGLLMAPAYAVPRMLARQGLTFDDIDFFEIHEAFAGTVLSTLAAWEDPEFCRDRLGLDAPLGAIDRAKLNVNGSSLAAGHPFAATGGRIVATLAKALHEKGQVDGRPARGLVSVCAAGGQGVVAILEAY comes from the coding sequence ATGACCACCGTACGGAAGGCCGTCGTCGTCGGCGGCAATCGCATCCCCTTCGCCCGCGCCAATGGCGCGTATGCCACCGCCTCCAATCAGGACATGCTGACCGCGGCTCTGGACGGGCTCGTGGCGCGGTTCGGACTGCAGGGTGAGCGCGTCGGTGAGGTGGCGGCCGGGGCCGTGCTGAAGCACTCGCGCGATTTCAATCTGACCCGCGAAGCGGTCCTGGGTTCGGCTCTCGCTCCCGACACCCCGGCCTACGATCTTCAGCAGGCCTGCGCCACCGGACTGGAGACCGTGCTGGGACTCGCCAACAAGATCAAGCTCGGACAGATCGACTCGGCCATCGCCGGTGGCGTCGACTCGGCGTCGGACGCCCCGATCGCCGTGAGCGAAGGCCTCCGCCGGATCCTGCTGGAACTGAACCGCGCCAAGACCGCCCAGCAGAAGCTCAAGGCGCTCTCCAAGCTGCGCCCCAAGGACCTCGCCCCCAACGCTCCCGGCACCGGCGAGCCGCGCACGGGGCTGTCCATGGGCGAACACCAGGCCATCACGACGGCGGAGTGGGGCATCACCCGCGAAGCGCAGGACGAGCTCGCCCTGGCCAGCCACAAGAACCTGGCGGCCGCCTACGATCGTGGCTTCTTCGAGGACCTCGTCACCGCCTACCGCGGCCTCAGCCGTGACTCGAACCTGCGGGCGGACACCTCGCTGGAGAAGCTCGCCAAGCTTTCGCCGGTGTTCGGCAAGAACCTGCCCACCCCGGCGACCATGACCGCCGGCAACTCGACGCCCCTCACGGATGGCGCCTCCGCCGTGCTCCTGGCCTCCGAAGAATGGGCCGATGAGCACGAGCTGCCGAAGCTCGCCACGGTGCTGGACGGGGAGGCCGCGGCCGTCGACTTCGTGCACGGCAAGGAGGGGCTCCTGATGGCCCCGGCGTACGCTGTGCCGCGGATGCTCGCTCGTCAGGGGCTGACCTTCGATGACATCGACTTCTTCGAGATCCACGAGGCCTTCGCCGGAACAGTCCTGAGCACCCTCGCGGCCTGGGAGGACCCGGAGTTCTGCCGTGACCGTCTCGGCCTGGACGCGCCCCTCGGCGCGATCGACCGTGCCAAGCTCAACGTCAACGGCTCCTCGCTGGCGGCGGGCCACCCCTTCGCGGCCACGGGCGGCCGCATCGTCGCCACCCTCGCCAAGGCCCTGCACGAGAAGGGCCAGGTGGACGGCCGTCCGGCTCGTGGCCTGGTCTCGGTGTGCGCGGCCGGCGGTCAGGGCGTCGTCGCGATCCTCGAAGCATACTGA
- a CDS encoding TetR/AcrR family transcriptional regulator, translating to MNPVTQQRAASRQPFPAEPEAPGDDESPASTDGRAARWQHHRLQRRAELIRAARRAVHRLGPEASMEDIASSAGTSKSVFYRYFGDKSGLQQAVGEVVLDRMQARIREAVQEATSPAEGLFAMVNAYLQMAETSPNVYAFVTQRGSGESDGPGPAQDATFGHFLNAVTDMIAQPMEELLAEPGALLDYWPRAAIGLVRAAGEQWLLSPTGPQRPSQAEMATTLTSWLVDGVRPMVAAPVTTDQPLESRHAGSAPGPAPTTGKEEHHD from the coding sequence GTGAACCCCGTCACACAGCAGCGCGCCGCGTCCCGGCAGCCATTCCCGGCAGAACCCGAGGCGCCCGGCGACGACGAATCCCCCGCCAGCACGGACGGCCGCGCCGCCCGCTGGCAACACCATCGCCTTCAGCGCCGCGCGGAACTGATCCGCGCTGCCCGGCGAGCAGTGCACCGCCTCGGGCCGGAAGCGTCCATGGAGGACATCGCCTCCTCCGCCGGGACCTCCAAGTCCGTGTTCTACCGCTACTTCGGCGACAAGTCCGGCTTGCAGCAGGCCGTCGGAGAAGTGGTCCTGGACCGCATGCAGGCAAGGATCCGCGAAGCCGTCCAGGAAGCGACCTCCCCTGCTGAAGGTCTGTTCGCGATGGTGAACGCCTATCTGCAGATGGCCGAGACCTCGCCCAACGTCTACGCCTTCGTGACGCAGCGCGGCAGCGGTGAGAGTGATGGGCCCGGGCCTGCACAGGACGCCACGTTCGGCCACTTCCTCAACGCCGTGACGGACATGATCGCCCAGCCCATGGAAGAGCTCCTGGCCGAGCCCGGCGCACTGCTGGACTACTGGCCCCGCGCGGCCATCGGGCTCGTGCGGGCCGCGGGCGAACAGTGGCTCCTGAGCCCGACCGGCCCCCAGCGGCCCAGCCAGGCGGAGATGGCGACCACGCTCACCTCCTGGCTCGTCGACGGCGTGCGGCCCATGGTCGCGGCGCCCGTCACCACAGACCAACCCCTCGAATCCAGGCACGCGGGCTCCGCACCCGGGCCTGCCCCGACCACCGGAAAGGAAGAGCACCATGACTGA
- a CDS encoding acyl-CoA dehydrogenase family protein has protein sequence MTEALQNVRRSEKQDAGKEPRVDVALLGERLLGTWAEVRREARALAGKEEFHKIEGTTHVEHRARVFEQLKGLVDHGAVHRAFPSRFGGSDDHGGNIAGFEELVTADPSLQIKAGVQWGLFGAAVLHLGTEKHHEKWLPSIMSLETPGAFAMTEMGHGSDVASIGTTATYDPATEEFVINTPFKAAWKDYLGNAAKDGIAAVVFAQLITQGVNHGVHAFYVPIRDAETKEFLPGIGGEDDGVKGGLNGIDNGRLHFSQVRIPRENLLNRYGDVAADGTYTSPIASPGRRFFTMLGTLVQGRVSLDGASVAASKIALASAIRYASQRRQFNAGSPVDEEVLLDYQRHQRRLFTRLATTYAASFAHEQLLEKFDAVFSGKQDTDEDRQDLETLAAALKPLSTWHALDTLQECREACGGAGFLIENRFASLRADLDVYATFEGDNTVLLQLVAKRLLADYAKEFRNVDFGVMARFVAAQASDVALNRTGLRQVAQFVADTGLPQKSALALKDEESQRSLLTSRVQSMVAEVGAALKGANKLPQAKAAALFNEHQDQLIEAARAHAELLQWEAFTEGLRGIEDAGTREVLTWVRDLFGLSLIEKHLSWYLMNGRLSMQRARTVGDYINRLLVRLRPHALDLVDAFGYGQEHIRSTVGSGAELIRQDEARAYYRTLRASGDAPVDEKVLLERAKRK, from the coding sequence ATGACTGAAGCACTCCAGAACGTGCGCCGCAGTGAGAAGCAGGACGCCGGTAAGGAACCCCGGGTGGACGTCGCGCTCCTGGGCGAGCGTCTCCTCGGCACCTGGGCGGAGGTCCGCCGCGAAGCGCGGGCCCTGGCCGGCAAGGAGGAGTTCCACAAGATCGAAGGCACCACCCACGTGGAGCACCGCGCACGGGTGTTCGAGCAGCTGAAGGGACTCGTGGATCACGGCGCCGTGCACCGCGCCTTCCCCTCGCGGTTCGGCGGCTCCGATGACCACGGCGGGAACATCGCCGGCTTCGAGGAACTGGTGACCGCCGATCCTTCGCTGCAGATCAAGGCCGGCGTCCAGTGGGGCTTGTTCGGCGCTGCGGTGCTGCACCTCGGCACCGAGAAGCACCACGAGAAGTGGCTGCCGTCCATCATGTCCCTGGAGACGCCCGGCGCCTTCGCCATGACCGAGATGGGCCACGGTTCGGACGTCGCGAGCATCGGCACCACCGCCACGTACGACCCGGCCACGGAAGAGTTCGTGATCAACACGCCGTTCAAGGCGGCCTGGAAGGACTACCTCGGAAACGCCGCCAAGGACGGCATCGCCGCCGTGGTCTTCGCCCAGTTGATCACTCAGGGCGTCAACCATGGGGTGCACGCCTTCTACGTCCCGATCCGTGACGCCGAGACCAAGGAGTTCCTGCCCGGCATCGGTGGCGAGGACGACGGCGTCAAGGGCGGCCTCAACGGCATCGACAACGGCCGGCTGCACTTCAGCCAGGTGCGGATCCCCCGCGAGAACCTGCTCAACCGCTACGGCGACGTCGCCGCCGACGGCACGTACACCTCCCCCATCGCGAGCCCGGGCCGCCGCTTCTTCACGATGCTCGGCACCCTGGTGCAGGGCCGTGTCTCCCTGGACGGCGCGAGCGTGGCCGCCAGTAAGATCGCACTGGCGTCGGCCATCCGCTACGCGAGTCAGCGCCGCCAGTTCAACGCCGGCTCCCCCGTGGACGAAGAGGTGCTCCTGGACTACCAGCGCCACCAGCGCCGGCTCTTCACCCGGCTCGCCACCACCTACGCGGCGAGCTTCGCCCACGAACAGCTGCTCGAGAAGTTCGACGCCGTGTTCTCCGGCAAGCAGGACACCGACGAGGACCGCCAGGACCTGGAGACCCTGGCCGCGGCCCTCAAGCCGCTCAGCACCTGGCACGCCCTGGACACCCTGCAGGAGTGCCGCGAGGCCTGCGGCGGGGCCGGGTTCCTCATCGAGAACCGTTTCGCCTCGCTCCGCGCGGACCTCGACGTCTACGCGACGTTCGAGGGTGACAACACCGTGCTGCTCCAGCTCGTGGCCAAGCGCCTGCTGGCCGATTATGCCAAGGAGTTCCGGAACGTCGACTTCGGCGTCATGGCGCGCTTCGTCGCGGCGCAGGCGTCCGACGTCGCGCTCAACCGCACCGGCCTGCGCCAGGTGGCGCAGTTCGTGGCGGACACCGGCCTGCCGCAGAAGTCCGCCCTGGCGCTCAAGGACGAGGAGAGCCAGCGGAGCCTGCTGACGAGCCGCGTCCAGAGCATGGTCGCCGAGGTCGGCGCCGCGCTCAAGGGTGCGAACAAGCTGCCGCAGGCCAAGGCCGCCGCCCTCTTCAACGAGCACCAGGACCAGCTGATCGAGGCGGCCCGCGCGCATGCCGAGCTCCTGCAGTGGGAGGCCTTCACCGAGGGTCTGCGCGGCATCGAGGACGCCGGCACCCGCGAGGTCCTGACCTGGGTCCGCGATCTGTTCGGTCTCTCGCTGATCGAGAAGCACCTCTCCTGGTACCTGATGAACGGCCGCCTGTCGATGCAGCGCGCCCGCACCGTCGGCGACTACATCAACCGCCTGCTGGTCCGCCTCCGCCCCCACGCCCTGGATCTGGTGGACGCGTTCGGCTACGGCCAGGAGCACATCCGCTCCACCGTGGGCAGCGGCGCCGAGCTGATCCGCCAGGACGAGGCACGCGCCTACTACCGGACGCTCCGGGCTTCCGGAGACGCCCCGGTGGATGAGAAGGTCCTCCTGGAGCGCGCCAAGAGGAAGTAA
- the glgA gene encoding glycogen synthase, translated as MRIDIVSKEFPPDIYGGAGVHVAELSRVLASHVDLRVHAFGAPRDTDFHGAMVSTYETPVELKDANPAVQTLGVDLSIVPDVAGADLVHSHTWYANMAGHLAALLHGIPHVLSAHSLEPLRPWKAEQLGGGYRLSSWVEQTSYEAAAAIIAVSEGMRQDILRCYPNVDPAKVHVVHNGIDVSLWERDENDDAVRALGIDPSRPSVVFVGRNTRQKGVPYLLRAAQQLPADVQLVLCLGAADTPELAAETAELIAGLQAERDGVVLIERMLPRRELIQVLSHATAFACPSIYEPLGIVNLEAMACGAAVVASATGGIPEVVAHGETGLLVPLEQVTDGTGTPLDPQKFVDDFAAALNEVVSDPQRAHAMGQAGRRRAEENFSWDSIAQTTLDVYRSVLPQGGDQS; from the coding sequence GTGCGAATCGATATTGTTTCCAAAGAATTTCCGCCGGATATTTACGGCGGCGCCGGAGTGCACGTTGCCGAGCTGAGTCGCGTCCTCGCTTCGCACGTCGATCTGCGGGTTCACGCCTTCGGCGCGCCCCGCGACACCGACTTCCACGGCGCCATGGTCAGCACCTACGAGACCCCCGTGGAACTGAAGGACGCCAATCCCGCGGTCCAGACCCTCGGCGTCGACTTGAGCATCGTGCCGGACGTCGCCGGCGCGGATCTGGTCCACTCCCACACCTGGTATGCCAATATGGCCGGCCACCTGGCCGCACTGCTGCATGGCATCCCGCACGTCCTGAGCGCTCACAGCCTGGAGCCGCTCCGGCCGTGGAAGGCTGAGCAGCTGGGCGGTGGCTACCGCCTCAGCTCGTGGGTGGAGCAGACCTCGTACGAGGCAGCGGCCGCCATCATCGCCGTCTCCGAAGGCATGCGCCAGGACATCCTGCGCTGCTACCCGAACGTCGACCCGGCCAAGGTGCACGTGGTCCACAACGGCATCGACGTCTCCCTCTGGGAACGCGATGAGAACGACGACGCCGTGCGCGCCCTCGGCATCGACCCTTCCCGTCCCAGCGTGGTCTTCGTGGGCCGCAACACGCGCCAGAAGGGCGTCCCGTATCTGCTGCGGGCGGCTCAGCAGCTTCCCGCGGACGTCCAGCTCGTCCTGTGTCTCGGCGCGGCGGACACCCCGGAACTCGCGGCCGAGACCGCCGAACTGATCGCCGGCCTCCAGGCCGAGCGGGACGGCGTCGTGCTCATTGAACGCATGCTCCCGCGCCGCGAGCTCATCCAGGTGCTCAGCCACGCGACGGCCTTCGCCTGCCCGTCCATCTACGAGCCCCTGGGCATCGTCAACCTCGAAGCCATGGCGTGTGGCGCAGCCGTCGTCGCGAGTGCGACCGGTGGCATCCCCGAGGTGGTGGCGCACGGCGAAACCGGCCTGTTGGTGCCGCTGGAACAGGTCACGGACGGCACGGGGACGCCGTTGGACCCGCAGAAGTTCGTCGATGATTTCGCGGCCGCCCTCAATGAGGTGGTCTCCGATCCCCAGCGGGCCCACGCGATGGGTCAGGCGGGGCGCCGTCGTGCCGAGGAGAACTTCTCCTGGGACTCGATCGCGCAGACCACCCTCGACGTCTACCGCTCGGTGCTGCCCCAGGGCGGCGACCAGAGCTGA
- the pepN gene encoding aminopeptidase N — protein MQNQNLKRLEAQDRSAAVKTLSYDVTLDVRDAEDPAVAWFPSESVITFEASSDGSTFLDFIGDSVQAVFLNGKKLPVDEVVEGSRIRLDGLRELNQVTVLARALYSRSGEGLHRYVDPADGKTYLYTQYEPADARRVFANFEQPDLKARYTFHVTAPAHWHVASNGAEMVCTPLASDARAARWDFAETLPLSTYITAVLAGPYFTAEDSWTGTDADGEPLVVPLALYCRASLAESFDTETLFAQTKRGLDFFSELFDYPYPWGKYDQAFVPEYNLGAMENPGLVTFTEEYVFASKATQAQYEQRANTLLHEMAHMWFGDLVTMQWWDDLWLKESFADFMGTLGVDRASDFTTSWVNFANQRKAWAYVQDQLPTTHPIVADIPDLEAAKQNFDGITYAKGAAVLKQLVAYVGFDAFVEGARSYFKRHEFGNTTLSDLLHELDAASGKELASWSQAWLETSGISTLRLEIQDDDGVITAAGIVQDAVDPVTGATALRPHRLRLGLYEPDAQGRLVRTEVLDLDVDGAETEVEALTGRARPALALLNDDDLSYAKIRLDDVSYETVTGQLDRLDDPMARALAWNAVWSATRDGQRPAEEYLRMAMRFAHTESTIGVLQSVLSNAVFAVNHYVPADGRDALRNELTLTAVARLQDAEPGSDAQLAWARCVMALSLHSGEALHLITGLLGGGRRVAGLALDTKLRWAALQALAAHGRLDRPALDAELAREDNADARAGHALAVAARPTAEAKAEAWAACGPDTELSNRNFSATIAGFMTGSGKLLAPYVGPYFERLTSVWGSMSIGMASRLVLGFFPDAQDLAPGQSPAEHPVVVQCDQWLSAHENAPRALRRLILEERDKLVRSLKAQAAGSQA, from the coding sequence GTGCAAAACCAGAATCTGAAACGCCTCGAGGCGCAGGACCGCTCCGCCGCGGTGAAGACCCTCAGCTATGACGTGACCCTGGACGTCCGCGACGCCGAGGACCCGGCCGTCGCCTGGTTCCCCAGCGAAAGCGTCATCACTTTCGAGGCGAGCTCCGACGGCTCCACGTTCCTGGACTTCATCGGGGACAGCGTTCAGGCGGTCTTCCTGAACGGCAAGAAGCTGCCCGTGGACGAGGTGGTCGAGGGCAGTCGGATCCGTCTGGACGGCCTCCGGGAGCTCAATCAGGTGACCGTCCTGGCTCGCGCCCTCTACAGCCGTTCCGGCGAGGGACTGCACCGTTACGTGGACCCCGCGGACGGCAAGACCTACCTGTACACCCAGTACGAGCCGGCGGACGCCCGGCGCGTGTTCGCGAACTTCGAGCAGCCCGATCTGAAGGCCCGCTACACCTTCCACGTCACGGCACCGGCACACTGGCACGTCGCGTCGAACGGCGCCGAGATGGTCTGCACTCCCCTGGCGAGCGACGCACGGGCCGCACGCTGGGACTTCGCCGAGACCCTGCCCCTCAGCACCTACATCACCGCCGTGCTCGCCGGCCCGTACTTCACGGCCGAGGACAGCTGGACCGGCACGGATGCCGACGGCGAGCCACTCGTGGTGCCGCTCGCGCTGTACTGCCGCGCCTCCCTGGCGGAGTCCTTCGACACGGAGACGCTGTTCGCCCAGACCAAGCGCGGCCTGGACTTCTTCTCCGAGCTCTTCGACTACCCCTACCCGTGGGGCAAATACGACCAGGCCTTCGTGCCCGAGTACAACCTCGGCGCCATGGAGAACCCGGGCCTCGTGACCTTCACCGAGGAGTACGTCTTCGCGTCGAAGGCCACGCAGGCCCAGTACGAGCAGCGCGCCAACACCCTGCTGCACGAGATGGCGCACATGTGGTTCGGGGATCTCGTCACCATGCAGTGGTGGGACGATCTGTGGCTCAAGGAGTCCTTCGCGGACTTCATGGGCACCCTCGGCGTCGACCGCGCCAGTGACTTCACGACCTCCTGGGTGAACTTCGCCAACCAGCGCAAGGCCTGGGCCTATGTCCAGGATCAGCTGCCCACCACGCATCCGATCGTCGCGGACATCCCCGATCTGGAAGCCGCCAAGCAGAACTTCGACGGCATCACCTATGCCAAGGGCGCCGCGGTGCTCAAGCAGCTGGTGGCGTATGTGGGCTTCGACGCCTTCGTCGAGGGCGCCCGCAGCTACTTCAAGCGCCACGAGTTCGGCAACACCACTCTGTCCGACCTCCTCCACGAACTGGACGCCGCATCCGGCAAGGAACTCGCGTCCTGGTCTCAGGCGTGGCTGGAGACCTCCGGCATCTCGACGCTGCGTCTGGAGATCCAGGACGACGACGGCGTCATCACCGCCGCGGGCATCGTCCAGGACGCCGTGGACCCCGTCACCGGCGCCACCGCCCTGCGCCCGCACCGTTTGCGTCTCGGCCTGTACGAGCCGGATGCACAGGGACGTCTGGTCCGCACCGAGGTGCTGGACCTCGACGTCGACGGCGCCGAAACGGAGGTCGAGGCCCTGACCGGCCGCGCCCGTCCCGCCCTGGCCCTGCTGAACGACGACGACCTGAGCTACGCCAAGATCCGCCTGGACGACGTCTCCTACGAGACCGTCACCGGACAGCTCGATCGCCTGGACGATCCCATGGCACGGGCCCTGGCCTGGAACGCCGTGTGGAGCGCCACCCGGGACGGCCAGCGACCGGCCGAGGAGTACCTCCGCATGGCGATGCGCTTCGCTCACACCGAGAGCACCATCGGCGTCCTCCAGTCGGTGCTGAGCAACGCCGTCTTCGCGGTCAACCACTACGTGCCGGCCGACGGCCGCGACGCGCTGCGGAACGAACTCACGCTGACCGCCGTCGCACGCCTCCAGGACGCTGAGCCCGGCTCGGATGCCCAGCTCGCGTGGGCGCGGTGCGTCATGGCTCTCAGCCTCCACAGTGGCGAGGCACTTCATCTCATCACCGGGCTGCTGGGCGGAGGTCGCCGCGTGGCAGGCCTGGCCCTGGACACCAAGCTCCGCTGGGCTGCCCTGCAGGCCCTGGCAGCCCATGGACGGCTGGACCGGCCCGCGCTCGACGCGGAGCTGGCCCGCGAGGACAACGCGGACGCCCGCGCCGGGCACGCCCTGGCCGTCGCAGCCCGGCCGACCGCGGAGGCCAAGGCCGAAGCCTGGGCCGCGTGCGGTCCGGACACCGAGCTCTCCAACCGCAACTTCAGCGCGACGATCGCCGGCTTCATGACCGGTTCCGGCAAGCTCCTGGCACCGTATGTGGGGCCGTACTTCGAGCGTCTGACGAGCGTGTGGGGTTCGATGAGCATCGGTATGGCGAGCCGCCTGGTCCTCGGGTTCTTCCCGGACGCACAGGATCTCGCCCCCGGCCAGTCGCCGGCCGAGCACCCGGTGGTCGTGCAGTGCGACCAGTGGTTGTCCGCCCACGAGAACGCACCCCGTGCGCTCCGCCGCCTCATCCTCGAGGAGCGGGACAAGCTGGTGCGTTCCCTGAAGGCTCAGGCAGCGGGCTCTCAGGCCTGA